TTATGAGTTTTCTGTTTAGAGCAACATTTTGGTGAATGGCGTTTGCCACGTGATCGTGTCCGTGTCAGTAACCAGATGAGAAGCTCCCGCACGGGAGGTTGGTcacgaaggttcagtcgctcggcattcacgatgaggtagtaaatgggATCAGACATCGGCTTTGTAgtggaagccagagagtggagggagattgttgcatctctgactggaggcctgtaactccTACAGTGCCGCAGGGAGCAGTGCTGGGTACGTTTTTGTTTCTCGTCTATATGAAgtatctgaatgataatgtggtttactggaaatttgcagatgacaacctgattggaggtgtagtggacagccagGAAGGCTGTAATGACTTACAGCGGGATCCGCACCAGCTGGAGAAATGAGCTGAAAATGGCTGAaggaatttaacgcagacaatTGCGAGGTGTTGCTCTTCGGTAGAACTAACCAGGGGAAGTTGaacggtcgggcactgaggagtgcggtagaacaaagggagctGGGAATAAAGGTCCATAATctgttgaaagtggcgtcactggtagatagggtggtaaagaaagctttgggcacattggccttcatgtatCAACGAGTTAAGTACAGGGGATGGGGTGTCACGCTGAAGTAGTGTGATACATTtttgaggaaatttacaaggatgttgccgggtctggtgttcatgctcttccattggttaacagtGTCTACTGTCGTGATACTTCCTTCATCTTTCATCCTTGTACTTTCATTTAATTTACAGTTTCGTGTACTTCTTACCAGAATAGTATATGTTCGTTGGATCATGTTTCCGttaatgaaaatatatccttagaagttttatctgactgttgtgtaaagtATTTATGTCTTATTCTGCTCATCCTTCTTTCCCAGGTGGAGTTGATGTAAATGGGTTCGAGTGTGCATGGTGTTTTCTAAAATTCCTCATTTCAGTCCTTATTTTCCTTTGTAAGTTTTCCAGATCGGTTTCAGACCGGGATATTATGTGATATGTGTGTTATACACGTCAAtatgtattattttgtttttcttggcTCAAGCTGATAAAACCAGAGGTCCGGGCACACTCGTTTCCCAATTGCTCAGAACTTTCCGACTATTCTAATGGTGGTCAGTGTTGCGTTTTTCTGGAGATTTACTGACATACTGCTGTGTGAGGATGGTGACGGGTGGGGAGATGGAGGAGGTGAGGTGTGTGAACAGAGGAGAGAAGAGGGTTAGGGAGCTATACACACTCAGATAGGGGATTGGGAAGTTCAATTCTCTCTGACCCACACACAATCGCCAAGGCGGCACAAGGGGAGGGGTCTGAGGCTTCCCGTTCACGCTCCGTTCGCCAGTTCCTCCTGTTCCCGAACTGCGGTGCGAGTTTCTGCTGCTCCGAATGGAGCCTTTCACGCGTCGCTGTTCCGACCACATCTCGTCTCCGATTGACACTCATCCTGACTTTCACTgtgtctctccctcactctctccatctctgtatatcttcctctctctccttccattctctgtcactctccctctctcttgttaACTATCACACCTTTTCTCACTATCACTGcttcggtctctctctctctctctctctctctctctctctctcactttctcggTTTTACTCTTTGCTCTCTCGGACTTACACTCTCCCTCTGACCGGGTTTTTTCTGTTCCTCTCCAGTATttgtctgcctgtctgcctgcccctctccttttattctcactgcACCTACATCTTTCCCTATAACaatccttctctctctcctcgcACTTCCTCCCGTGGGAGAGTCTGGGCTTTGTGATTGAGAGATAGGGACTGCGGCAACAGGGAGAAAGGGggcgggggaagagagagagagagagagagagagagagagagagagagagagagagagagagagagagagagagagagagagagagagacgtttacCCCCACCACACTTCTCACACTCCACGTCACAGCTGAGGTGATGGGGGGAAAGAGAGGAAgacggcagagagagagagagagagagagagaggagagagagagagagagagagagagagagagagagagagagagagagagagagagagagagagagagagacgggagagAAAGAGCTCTGGGGTAGAGACTCTGGAGAGGGTCTGAGAGTCTGAGACAGACAGACGGGGTGAAGAGAGAGTGGAGAAGGACCCTGGAGGAAGAAAACCCTGTCTAATTACCATCAGCAGatatgtttcattgattctatggtggttattattttattttgtttttgtgtatgcctgcaaaaaaagacatgttccgcacagctttgtgggctttctatgttcctgtgttgtatgtttctaaactgaatctcagggctgtatatggtgacgtagaTGCACTTTCATAATAAATACGCTCTTAACTTTGAAAGAGACTGTCAGACAGAGGGAATCTGGGAGGGCGGAGAGAGAACGACTGGGAGGGAAGGAAGGAGCGTGAGACGGGGAGAAAGGCTagtgaggaagagggagagaccAAGACGGGAGACAGACCAGGCCTCAGTGACGACACGTTCCCCACTCCACGGGACAGCCTTAAGGATTCGTGCCAGGCGacctgaggaggggagggggtggtaaCGGTGCCAAGCTCTTCCTGTAGCTCCATTTCTTCCCATGGGTACCCCAAAGTGTTCCAGCTCCCTTGTTACGAGTGGTCCTGCCCTAGACTCGGCGTCCTGTCACTCCTGAAACACTCCGTTCTCTGTTCCCTATCACCGCCCATCTCACCCTGGCTGGAGGCCATTTCGCGATGGTTACCTTTGACAATTGCTCTCCAACATCATTGAATGAGTTACACCCTTCCACTCACTTCCCTCCTTGTTTATTCAATCTCAActcctcatccctcctctcctttccctcGGTGCCCGATCTCCCAGCTCTCCATTTATCCTTTTGCCTACAGACATTTGTGACAGTGTGAGACCTTCCCTCCCACTTCTTCCACCACGAAGTGTGTCACTGCCTCACACTCAGAATCTTGTCACACTCCTTCCCATCCCATCACTCGCAAAACCCTTCGCTCCCTCCCCTCGCTTTCCTTTCCCCACCACCTCGATGCTCTGCATCTTATGCTGGTTGGCTTCCATTTTGCGATGTCAATTTTCGCCCCTCCtcatcccttttctctctctgttacccATTGATTCACTCCCCTACTCACCTTATCACTCCGgacaccctccactctctgtctGCTTGCTCTGATTCCTGCCACCCACCACATCCTGGGTTGTGAACATTTTCTTATGAGAAATTTCTCTCCTCCACCCGATCCCTTCCCTCCATCGTTGAGTGAGTCGGTCCCCTCTCCCTCCGTTGAGCACTGACCGCGTCCCGACCCCTTGCTCCCCCTTTCCCCCGTCCACGCCCCCCTTTCAGGCAGTTCGTCTTATTTCCGAAGGAAATGTAACCACccatccttcctccactattgaaaATTACATtccccatcctgttactccccaCCCTGTCCAATCAGACAACtccctctccgtcccatcactctCGCTTTGTTCCTGTCctttcactcctcctcaccccgtctttgtcttctccatgttggccaccagtttgtgacaggaaATTTCGCCTCTCCCCTTTCCGTCCCCTATTGAGTCAGGGACTTCGCCAcgctcaccgtctcatcagtccgctcctcgtcccatcactcctcttcctcccaaacccctcacccctcctccccaaaacccagATGTATATGTGTGAATATCCGAGATATATGCATTAGTTTATTCAATCATTAGAATTATAACATATATACAATACGCAAGactatataaaacacaaattaaaatgctgttattacaatcaataacacactcgatcccgggattgtatccatgggcaccgcatgttccttcgccatCGATTCTGTGTGCGAAagtggccattgtaagtcagtgtctcactccatccctggcggccacatcaaccaaggattcgcccattttaaatcagcgcgtccctccctctcttgtgctcacttctacAAAAGCCGTCACTCCTTCCCCCGCGGCCATTTCGAGTGAAGCGTCGGACATGTTCAGTCAGCATTTCACTCCCTCTCTGGTCAccaatctaaatccttctgctgTTCCCTCCATATTCACCATATTCAATCAGGAGCCCCTCGCAGGACAGACACTCTCGACCACCTCCACTCGATTGCACAGACTGTTTAtcacaaataataaatatatcgCAAACAATAGAGACCGATCCGACATCCTCATCTCCGGATCCTGTGCGTTATCACTCCGAGTgtcgtggagagaggaggatacagACACCAGGAAACGTGTGCGGTAATATTCCCGATGTCGATACAGAGACCCGACACCGTGCGCGGTAAAACTCTCTGTGTGGAGACAGAGATCGGGAATCGTGCCTGACAAAATTCCCATTCCGGGATATGGAGACTGGAAACCGTGCCTTGTATAACTTCCTGTGTGCTATGTGGATACCGAGAACCAGGCGCTATGAATCTCCCGGCGTTGGGATACGGAAACCATAAacctctctcacacgcaccccATCCCCGCCATCTTCAGGAAGGCGTGCCGAAGGACCTTCAGTCCGATCATACACACCGTCTCCGCCAGGAGATGAGCATCGTCAGTGTTACAAAGCCGTCAACATCCACACCACCCTCGCCTAATAAACCCATCGGCGTTCTCGGCAAATTCGCTAAATGCAGCCCTGAATTCTGTCAAACACAGAATTCGGGCGTCTCCGCCAATCTCCAGATTCACAGACCagttggaaatgaactggaaggggtctCATTGGGAGGCAGAtactgggagtgaatgggaaaataTGGGTCCTATTGGGAGTCAATGGGATGGTATAAGTCCCATTGGCAGTTCTGACGATAGTAGAGAATCGGAAGCGGTGCAGACCGTGAGGTTAAATGGGAAGGGGCGAATCCCCACTGGGAGGCAAACGGAAGTCTGATGGGAAGGGGGCCACTGGTATGCAAACAGTGGgagtgaaagggaaggggtgggatccATTGGAAATTTGGACGATGCAAGCGAATGGGTAGGGCTTTGTCCCATTAGGAATGCGGATAGTTGGGAATGAATGGAAAAGAGTGGTATTTGATTCGGTTCCTGGTACGTGTGAGTGGACGGGAAGGGACGTCGCCCTGTGAGGAGTGCGGAGTAGGAGAGGACGGGAAGGGGTGGAGTCCCGTTTTGCAAAATTCTCCTCAACTTCGATTTCATCCTGGGAAACTTCTCGACCCTAGAAGTTAAATGTGATTGTTATTGGCTATGGTTATGATTCCCATCTGTACTCCCCTGCCCATTTGTGCCCACTCCCATTCTTTCCTGGACTGTGCGCACTGCATCCCCAACGGCTCCTTCCGCCGTCTCTCTGAATTTCTGCACATAtttatcgtgtgtgtgtgtgtgtgtgtgtgtgtgtgtgtgtgtgtgtgtgtgtgtgtgtgtgtgtgtgtgtgtgtgtgtgtgtgtgtgtgtgtgtgtgcctatctgtctgtctgtgctGCAGTTCCAAGGTGAACACAATGAGAGTCTCCTCAGTAATCTGTTTCAATTCGAGAACTCTATGGGCATATGGAGACTTTTTTTTGCCGTATCTGTCtccaggattgtgtgatgggacggtgcggagggagattcactctgtgtctgaccccgggagtgtgtgatgggacggtgcggagggagattcactctgtgtctgaccccgggagtgtgtgctgggacggtgcggagggagattcactctgagtctgaccccggaagtgtgtgatgggacggtgcggagggagattcactctgtgtctgaccccggcagtgtgtgacgggacggtgtggagggagattcactctgtgtctgatccctggactGTGTGTTGAgactgtgtggagggaaattcattctgtgactgaacccaggagtgtgtgattggacggtgtggagggagatccactctgtgtctgaccctgggactgtgtgatgggacggtgtggaggtagattcactctgtgtccctcACGTACTCGGGATCTCAGTGGACTCACGTCGGTTTTATCTGTCTTCGGGTGGCAGGAGGGGGTCAGTTAGCCAGGAAGGGGCTTtggtggagatgagatcctgggcaCCCAGACTCTGCCAGACCAATccccctcagcctggagctgagacgctactgtgtcagtgtgaggagctccgacccactgttgcagtgaACAGGGTGCgggggcagcagaaacctcaaataaaactcgagtccgacaccaggacaggaagttacggcggtttattgatttcatcatgacaaatgtaaattgaacaatgtgtgagctgctgacgtgcgggaataaataagctgctcccgactcactcacagtcacacacaattaactgaccggcgacaacgagtgaccggttgaataatcagtcccgtttctcaccgtcactctgcatcggggaaccgatgattataaaatcacacttcagggccgtgtccgagatcgctgcagatccagagtCACTGCCGAggtatgaaaatggacaagggagagccaatggatgtCGTGTACCTGCACTTCcggaaagcttttgataaagtcccacataggagattagtgggcaaagttagggcacatggtattggggacagTGTATTGACATGGATTAAAAATtgactggctgacaggaaacaaattGTAGCGATttacgggtccctttcggaatggcaggctgtgaccagtggggtaccgcaaggttcggtgctgggaccgcagctgtttacaatatacattaatgatttagatgaaggcgttaaaagtaacattagcaaatttgctgatgacacaaagctgggtggcagtgtgaaatgtcaggaagaagttatgagaatgcagggtgacttggacaggttgggtgagtgtgcaaatgtatggcagatgcagtttaaagtGGAtatatgtgaggttatccactttggtggcaagaacaggaaggcagattaatatctaaatggagtcaagttaggaaaagtggaagtacaacgagatctaggtgttcttgtacatcagtcaatgaaagcaagcatgcaagtacagcagacagtgaagaaagctaatggcatactcgcctttataacaagaggaattgagtataggagtaaagaggtccttctgcagctgtacagggccctggtgagaccccacctggagtattgtgtgcatttttggtctccaaatttgaggaaggacattcttgctattgagggagtgcagcgtaggttcacaaggttaattcccggaatagcGGGTCAGtcacatgttgaaagattggagcgactgggcttgtattcactggaatttagaaggatgagaggggatctgattgagacatataagattattaaaagattggacacgctggaggccggaagcatgttcccgctgatgggtgagtccagaactagaggccacagtttaagaatacaGGGTAGGCCATtttgaactgagatgcggaaaaacctttttacccagagagtggtggatatgtggaatactctgccccagaaggcagtggagaccaagtctctggatgcattcaagagagagttagatagagctcttattgaTGGCGGGGtccagggatatggggagagggcagtaacggggtactgattgtggatgatcggccatgatcacagtgaatggcggtgctggctataggggccgaatggcctactcctgcacctattgtctattatctattgtatttgttaatttcacatcattatatcggccagactgccgaatacagtgtcctcagcaaagggagcaaaaggattttCTCCCCGTGTAATCCCACCCCGGGATACCGGTGTCCCTGACCGAGCCCCGGACCGCGGGCTCTTACTGTCTGTGTAGTTCCCCGGGGTCTCTTAcacgcacatccggcggaagtTGCACCGCCGGACAACAGGCGGAAATACATCACTGCGGGACCGCTTCCGATGTCACCGAGCTCGAGACTGGAGTCAGTTCtgttaaaaccgttgggaattaACCCCGGCACGCGGCCATTAAAGGTGAACTGGGAGTTAAAGGgaagggcgggagttaaaggaGAGGGGGATGTTGAAGGggagggcgggagttaaaggggagggcgggagTTAAACGGGAGGGCGGAAGTTAAAGGGcagggcgggagttaaagggcaggacggGAGGTAAAGGGCAGGGCGGGAGGTAAAGGGGAAGGCGTGGATTCGGCCAATATGTCCCCATCCCgtgggcggggatgttcacacgtTCAGATGTTCACACTCAGTCCGGGTTTGttttcctgcagagatctcagttccttctccccGGTCTCACTCAACCGATTCCCGTCCAGACTGAAACAAATAGGAAAATAAAGATGAATTTAACAGATTACACaatagtgtcagtaacagggggcTGGGGTCAATGTTTCAACAATATTCACAGACAAATATCTCCAGAAatcccgcggatccgctgatattgtattacattgaacattaacacaaacactcacccgaTCCACTTCAGACTCGGgatggtcagtatgaggcggcggagagcggggacagatcggtctgtgagCGAGTTTAATCTCAGGCTTAGTTCCTTCAGTGATGGGTTTGCACTGAGAGCGGATTCCAGATCtttggcaccagaatctgtgagaccgacattgccAAGCCtatagatgagagagagagtgaggtcgAAGAACACGGAGAGACAGGAGACTGTACAAATCCCATTAacgttcagtgtcagacacccagtgactgtaaacacaatctcccacagtctggtacttaccacagtttctgtattttacactccgggttcctcagagccgcagacaccactTTCACTCCTGAATCGCCCAGTGTATTCCCCCCaattctaaacacaaacagacaaattgatgaacaagGTGATTCAAACCGCGGGTctgggggaatttctctcactcggatatttcaggaaatatTAAACCGTTCAGTAAATCACTGACCGGAGTTCTCATCACTGtaaatgtccctcactgcccagctccagggtattcaccgaaCGTAAGTAGTTTAGTCTGTTGCTGTGACCATGTAAACTCCGCATTTTCTGTCCGATTGCCCGATGATTAGAAAAGTGGAATGTGTAGGGTTGAAACACGGGagaaagtcccacagtgaggaagatttgtgaATGGGGAAATGTCAATGGGCGATGTTTCAAGAGACCCCACCTGAGGAAAAGGGATAGGAAAACACAATTtgaaggaggaagggggttgaggaagagagatccgacaggaggaaaggggatggggaataaagATTCCACATGATGAacggggatggtgcagagagtttCCACATAGTGAAGGAAGATGTGGAAGcgaggacccacaggaggaaggggtatatGGAACAGAGGGCCCACTGGAGGATACCAATGGGAAAAGATAATCACACAAGATGAGACAATGCAGAAATGTATTGCAAGGCGGGGTGGGGACAGCTGAGGACCGCAATCGAGAAAGAAGAATCGGGAGTCTGGGTACCTGATGGTGATAACCACACACAGTGAAAGACAGGGGAgtacaatctcacaatggtatttctctccttctcactgggacagtctgctgacggtctgttgtccctcaccgggaagggggtgtgaatctctgacctaCCTGCTGCACTCAGTGTCGGtatgggtgtcagtaacagtgagaaggaacattgtcaatggacgtgtcacaggcagcgagaaacacggccattcctgtgatttactaccattaaaccaatggccattgttcactgatctgatgaagtctccaacatctcttcacaaggaaccacagaaccctcccgtccttggggaattactgaccgatgccctgggcatttgtcacaattcttcacaatctgatttactacagttttacccaaatccctttacattgaaacaacacgATAGAATAGTTTAACATTACATGGTGAGAGataaaaaaagttacctcaacATTTGGCATTTGTGCAGCCCGGgacccagccgctggattccttcacactgaatgttgcagtactccaggttgaggtgttttattgtatcacagaatccgatgacatgagacaggaccgcgcaatCAATCGGGGTCATTGTCATTCCACTGAAAGAAAGTGTGCCCACAGATCctagtgcggcctgagccagtccacgattctgagattCAAaaaggtagtgcaatgtgtttaGGAGGCTCCTTCTTCCATCTTCACTCCATGTGTTTCTAGTCTGCCgcttaacctcctccttcacccagtcaataaCCCTGCAGATTGTTTCATGAGGAAATCGGCCCAGAAATTCCTCCAGGCCCCaagctgtcattgggttggagagaccagcaacaaaacggagaaatacctcaaatcgcccatctgtcatgctgtggacttcagtgaggaatatcaggatatccccgggatgtggattcaggaattgtgcaagTGCAGCtgcaaactcttggatggtgaggtgtgggaatgtgtacatcacgctctgtgcagaatcctctctctccaaaagctccatcaggaacccggacaggaactgggaaggctgcagattgtacttgatcaaatctccatctgtaaacacaatcttcttctcagaCACTCctttgaaggccatctgaccaactctgagtaacacatcacgggggttctcaatctcaaggctgtggtttttcaggatgttgtaaatatagtaggagtacagttgggtgatggtcttgggaactcgctgcgggtccctgactctttgtgtgaagaaggggcccagtgccagagcgaggatccagcagtaggaggggttgtagctcatggtgtacatgatctcgttctccttcacgtgtttgaaaacagctgctgccaccgtttgatcttcaaaatgcctattgaaatattccttccgttcctcaccaacaaatcccaggatttcagcccagatacTGATCtccgccttttccaataaatgtaatgcagtggggcgggtggtcaccagcactgaacaccctgggagcagtttgtgctggattaaactatacacaatgtcagacaccttgcacttgaattcaggatctgtgcatatGCATTGAGGTTCTGTGTCTCTGCGACTATCAGTAAAATCGATTCTGTCCTTGAACtcatccaaaccatcaaatatAAATAACAGCCCCTCTGGGTGCTTCAAGACTtttctcaggatattcccaaagtagggATACTGATGTAGAATTAGTTCTTTCAGGTTTATTTTGCAGTTAAttgagtttaaatcccggaatttgaaactgaaggcaaactggaactgttggtatatcTTCCcagtggcccagtcataaacaatcttttgtaccattgttgttttcccgatccctgggactccggccactgcagCGGACATCCCGGATTTGTTTCCAAAGACAGATCTTTTCAATTTTTGAACAAAACTCCTCTTgaataactgatcagtccggattttttccagctctccgcggagatgtttttctctccactcctcgtggtctctgcctcttgccagcagctcatgttccactagtctccgatctcgaacaatagaaatgaccgtgagctcagcgtatcgatcaaccagctggaaaatctttaccttctccctcatcaggatcgtgttcactctcagtgtttcagtctgtGTCCGCAGAGTCTCCATGTGTTTCCTTCGAACATCTTAGGGTGTGCAGAAATAGATTGTCAGTGCCTCCTCTGAAGAACATAGAACTCTGAACATATtttcccaatttaaaaaaaacttattaaAATTGTTTAGGTGGAATTGACAGATCAGAGATCAGTGTCTGAAGGTGAACGTTGGCCCGGAAATATTTCTGATCCGATTCAGATTCGCTGTTTAAGACTCCGCTCTCCCCTCTGTTGGTAGTTTGCAGATTCCCCGGTGTTCCAGCGAGCACCAAGTACACAcgtgattctggagaggagagtgttgtgTGGAGCGGGTGGTTTCACTGCTTTCACTGCTCAGCTTCTGCTGAACTGTGCAACACCACAGAGGGTAACAatggggggtgaggggggtggggtggacgGAATACAATTTAATTGTTCAACCTACATTTACATTCCTCACAATCGACCAGATGCTCTTAACATTCATTAACGTTTAAGCTGTCAGTACTGAATAATTTCTGTCTCCATTTCCAGGCTGAGCCAGTCATGATGTAAAACACTAGTctattgtttctttttctctgaAGACTCTTCAGACTTCTCTGCGTCGAGGAGCTGATACATGAACTCATTCAATAAGCCCACAGCACACCTCTACGGACTCCTTTGCACCGAGGTGTTGGTACATGAACTCAGGGAAAAGGGCCCCGCCTCACATTTACAGTCTCCCCTACTCTGAGGAACTGGTGCGTGAGCTAAAACAACTTCCTGATATTGCGCGGAAGAGCACGGAACTGAAACTGATGTCAACAGTAATAGGAGACTCTATCGTGAGGGGGACAAATAGGCGTTTCTGTGGACACAGAAAGTTGATACGGATGGAtctttgccttccaggtgccaacGTCCAAATTTTTTTTGGACGCAGGAcataggaggagggagaaggtCTGGAAAACAGAACACAGGGAGTTTGgaaaaaagctgagaagcagtgatctcaggattgctgcctgtgaacCGGACAGTGGGGATAGggatgaggtggcagataaatgcgtggctgaagaattggagcaggggaaaGGGATTCAGATAGCTGGTTAATTGGGACCAATTCTGGGGCAGGTagtacctgtacaaaagggaagtGTTGCAAGTGAATCCgatggggaccaatattcttgccgGCAGATTTACTGGGACTAATGGAAGTGTTTTAAAACAATATGGCAGGAAGATgtgaaccagtatgatagagctgagg
This region of Hemitrygon akajei unplaced genomic scaffold, sHemAka1.3 Scf000053, whole genome shotgun sequence genomic DNA includes:
- the LOC140721247 gene encoding NACHT, LRR and PYD domains-containing protein 3-like, which gives rise to MDTDLNSAFSTFLSNCDDHQLFQLTRFYMERLEQAIEEGVEDLSFMLTGEDHFTGREYHSVTELAEKGNRAGASKLLLDLVMEKGSEARRVMWESFVKLHHHLPKLSRILNEIRERGDGQFAFMDTERGLSEVPADLKDVRRKHMETLRTQTETLRVNTILMREKVKIFQLVDRYAELTVISIVRDRRLVEHELLARGRDHEEWREKHLRGELEKIRTDQLFKRSFVQKLKRSVFGNKSGMSAAVAGVPGIGKTTMVQKIVYDWATGKIYQQFQFAFSFKFRDLNSINCKINLKELILHQYPYFGNILRKVLKHPEGLLFIFDGLDEFKDRIDFTDSRRDTEPQCICTDPEFKCKVSDIVYSLIQHKLLPGCSVLVTTRPTALHLLEKAEISIWAEILGFVGEERKEYFNRHFEDQTVAAAVFKHVKENEIMYTMSYNPSYCWILALALGPFFTQRVRDPQRVPKTITQLYSYYIYNILKNHSLEIENPRDVLLRVGQMAFKGVSEKKIVFTDGDLIKYNLQPSQFLSGFLMELLEREDSAQSVMYTFPHLTIQEFAAALAQFLNPHPGDILIFLTEVHSMTDGRFEVFLRFVAGLSNPMTAWGLEEFLGRFPHETICRVIDWVKEEVKRQTRNTWSEDGRRSLLNTLHYLFESQNRGLAQAALGSVGTLSFSGMTMTPIDCAVLSHVIGFCDTIKHLNLEYCNIQCEGIQRLGPGLHKCQMLRIGGNTLGDSGVKVVSAALRNPECKIQKLWLGNVGLTDSGAKDLESALSANPSLKELSLRLNSLTDRSVPALRRLILTIPSLKWIGLDGNRLSETGEKELRSLQENKPGLSVNI